The Mycolicibacterium hassiacum DSM 44199 genome includes a window with the following:
- a CDS encoding LemA family protein — translation MVTVALIVVLALVLLALVVFVTGYNRIRAASVRVDEALSGIDVELTRRASLIPSLVQTVQTFAAHEKAILDNVTNARAAIAAATHGSSVAQRSAADRELTHALAPLLALGQHYPQLASSQNFLQLQHSLSDTENKLAFARQYYNDAVATLNGLLGSIPWMFVAPFTGVSQREYYQTPR, via the coding sequence GTGGTAACCGTCGCACTCATCGTCGTGCTGGCCCTGGTGCTGCTGGCGCTGGTGGTCTTCGTCACCGGCTACAACCGGATCCGGGCCGCGTCGGTGCGCGTCGACGAGGCGTTGTCGGGCATCGACGTGGAGTTGACCCGCCGCGCCTCGCTGATCCCCAGCCTGGTGCAGACCGTGCAGACGTTCGCGGCGCACGAGAAGGCGATCCTGGACAACGTCACCAACGCCCGCGCGGCGATCGCCGCGGCCACCCACGGATCCTCGGTGGCGCAGCGCAGCGCCGCCGACCGGGAACTCACCCACGCGCTGGCGCCGCTGCTCGCGCTCGGCCAGCACTACCCGCAGCTGGCATCGTCGCAGAACTTCCTGCAACTGCAGCACAGCCTGTCCGACACCGAGAACAAACTCGCGTTCGCCCGGCAGTACTACAACGACGCGGTCGCCACCCTCAACGGGCTGCTGGGCAGCATCCCGTGGATGTTCGTGGCGCCGTTCACCGGGGTGTCCCAGCGGGAGTACTACCAGACCCCGCGATGA
- a CDS encoding primosomal protein N', producing MSTQRQQAEHEPIARVLPLLTVPHLDREFDYLVAAEQSDAAQPGVRVRIRFHGRLVDGFILERRSDTDHVGKLGWLDRVVSDERVLTPEVRRLVDAVAARYAGTRADVLRLAVPPRHAATEKTFPDPPGPPVTVRPVDVSGWAAYNRGEQYLAALRDGRAARAVWQALPGERWPERLAEAAAETVAAGRGALIIVPDQRDVDAVHAAARALVAESAVVALSAGLGPSERYRRWLSVLRGHARLVIGTRSAVFAPVADLGLVMVWDDGDDTLAEPRAPYPHARDVAMLRAHQVRCAALIGGYARTAEAQALVRTKWAHDLVAARAVVRARAPRVVAVEDSGYQQERDPAARTARLPSMALRAARSALDAGAPVLVQVPRRGYVPALACARCRTVARCRHCTGPLSLPDRDTAGVLCRWCGRTERTPRCTRCGSDAVRAVVVGARRTAEELGRAFPGTTVITSGGDTVVAAVPARPALVVATPGAEPVAAEGYGAALLLDGWALLGRQDLRAAEDALRRWMAAAALVRSRADGGVVAVVAESVIPTVQALVRWDPVGHAEGELDARAEVGLPPAVHMAAIDGALESVHALLDAAELPDGAELLGPVDLPLGARRPPGVPAEGPVHRMLVRVPRDRGLALAAALRRATGVLSARRDQQPVRVQIDPLHIG from the coding sequence GTGTCCACCCAGCGGCAGCAGGCCGAGCACGAGCCCATCGCGCGGGTGCTGCCTCTGCTGACCGTGCCGCATCTGGACCGGGAGTTCGACTACCTGGTCGCGGCCGAACAGTCCGACGCCGCCCAGCCCGGGGTGCGGGTGCGGATCCGGTTCCACGGCCGGCTGGTCGACGGATTCATTCTCGAAAGACGTTCGGACACCGACCATGTCGGCAAGCTCGGCTGGCTGGACCGGGTGGTGTCCGACGAGCGCGTGCTGACCCCCGAGGTGCGCCGGCTCGTCGACGCGGTGGCCGCCCGCTACGCCGGCACCCGCGCCGACGTGCTGCGCCTGGCGGTGCCGCCGCGCCACGCGGCCACCGAGAAAACCTTCCCCGACCCGCCCGGGCCGCCGGTGACCGTGCGACCGGTCGATGTCAGCGGGTGGGCGGCCTACAACCGCGGCGAACAGTACCTGGCGGCGTTGCGCGACGGGCGCGCCGCGCGGGCGGTGTGGCAGGCCCTGCCCGGCGAGCGGTGGCCCGAACGGCTCGCCGAGGCCGCCGCGGAGACGGTCGCGGCCGGCCGCGGGGCACTGATCATCGTGCCGGACCAGCGCGACGTCGACGCCGTCCACGCTGCCGCCCGCGCCCTGGTCGCCGAGTCCGCGGTGGTGGCGTTGTCGGCCGGGCTCGGCCCGTCGGAGCGTTACCGGCGCTGGCTGTCGGTGCTGCGCGGGCACGCCCGGCTGGTGATCGGGACCCGCAGCGCGGTGTTCGCGCCGGTGGCCGACCTGGGCCTGGTGATGGTGTGGGACGACGGCGACGACACCCTCGCCGAACCCCGCGCGCCGTACCCGCACGCGCGCGACGTGGCGATGCTGCGCGCCCATCAGGTGCGGTGTGCGGCGCTGATCGGCGGCTACGCCCGCACCGCCGAGGCCCAGGCGCTGGTGCGCACCAAGTGGGCCCACGACCTGGTCGCCGCCCGCGCGGTGGTGCGGGCCCGCGCGCCCCGGGTCGTCGCCGTCGAGGACAGCGGCTACCAGCAGGAACGCGACCCGGCGGCCCGCACCGCACGGCTGCCGTCGATGGCGCTGCGGGCCGCCCGCTCCGCGCTCGACGCCGGTGCGCCGGTGCTGGTGCAGGTTCCGCGCCGCGGCTACGTCCCCGCGCTGGCCTGCGCCCGGTGCCGGACGGTGGCCCGCTGCCGGCACTGCACCGGCCCGCTGTCGCTGCCCGACCGCGACACCGCGGGCGTGCTGTGCCGGTGGTGCGGCCGCACCGAACGCACCCCGCGCTGCACCCGCTGCGGTTCGGACGCGGTGCGTGCGGTCGTCGTGGGCGCCCGGCGCACCGCCGAGGAACTCGGCCGGGCGTTCCCCGGCACCACGGTCATCACCTCCGGTGGCGACACCGTGGTCGCCGCCGTGCCCGCTCGGCCCGCGCTGGTGGTCGCCACCCCCGGCGCGGAGCCGGTGGCCGCCGAGGGCTACGGGGCGGCGCTGCTGCTCGACGGCTGGGCGCTGCTGGGCCGGCAGGACCTGCGGGCGGCCGAGGACGCGCTGCGCCGCTGGATGGCCGCCGCCGCACTGGTGCGCAGCCGCGCCGACGGCGGGGTGGTCGCGGTGGTGGCGGAGTCGGTCATCCCGACGGTGCAGGCGTTGGTGCGGTGGGATCCGGTGGGCCACGCCGAGGGCGAACTCGACGCCCGCGCCGAGGTCGGGCTGCCGCCGGCGGTGCACATGGCCGCGATCGACGGCGCGCTGGAGTCGGTGCACGCCCTGTTGGATGCCGCCGAACTGCCCGACGGCGCCGAACTGCTGGGCCCGGTGGACCTGCCGCTGGGGGCCCGCCGCCCGCCCGGGGTGCCCGCCGAGGGGCCGGTGCACCGGATGCTGGTGCGGGTGCCGCGGGACCGGGGCCTGGCACTGGCCGCGGCGCTGCGCCGGGCCACCGGCGTGCTCAGCGCCCGGCGCGATCAGCAACCGGTTCGCGTGCAAATCGATCCATTGCACATAGGCTGA
- a CDS encoding type 1 glutamine amidotransferase domain-containing protein, protein MADSTGLAGKKIAFLVAPEGAEQVELTEPWQAVRRAGGTPELISTAVGKVQAFNHLTPADTFEATVAAETASESDYAGLVLPGGVANPDLLRTDAAAVAFVTDFFTAGKPVAVICHGPWTLIEAGVVHGRTLTSWPSVRTDLINAGANWVDRPVVECSRGPNTLISSRKPDDLPAFGDALVAAFARDS, encoded by the coding sequence ATGGCTGACAGCACCGGCTTGGCCGGCAAGAAGATCGCATTTCTGGTGGCGCCGGAGGGCGCCGAACAGGTCGAGTTGACCGAACCGTGGCAGGCCGTGCGCCGTGCCGGCGGCACGCCCGAGCTGATCTCCACCGCGGTCGGCAAGGTGCAGGCGTTCAACCACCTCACCCCCGCCGACACCTTCGAGGCGACGGTGGCGGCCGAGACGGCTTCGGAGTCCGACTACGCCGGCCTGGTGCTGCCCGGCGGGGTGGCCAACCCGGACCTGCTGCGCACCGACGCCGCCGCCGTCGCGTTCGTCACGGACTTCTTCACGGCGGGAAAACCCGTCGCGGTGATCTGCCACGGCCCCTGGACGCTCATCGAGGCCGGTGTGGTGCACGGCCGCACCCTCACCTCGTGGCCGAGCGTGCGGACCGATCTGATCAACGCCGGGGCGAACTGGGTCGATCGGCCGGTCGTCGAATGTTCCCGCGGACCGAACACGCTGATCTCCAGCCGCAAACCCGACGATCTGCCGGCCTTCGGTGACGCGTTGGTCGCCGCGTTCGCCCGCGACAGCTAG
- the rpe gene encoding ribulose-phosphate 3-epimerase has product MAASPEQQRRPMIAPSILSADFATLADEAAAVGDADWLHVDVMDNHFVPNLTIGLPVVQSLLKHTDIPMDCHLMIENPERWAPGYAEAGAYNVTFHAEATDNPVGVARDIRAAGARAGLSVKPGTPIEPYLEILREFDTLLIMSVEPGFGGQKFIPEVLPKVETVRRLVDAGELTVLVEIDGGINADTIEQAAEAGVDCFVAGSAVYSAEDPAAAVESLRRRAAAAARHLRI; this is encoded by the coding sequence ATGGCAGCGTCTCCTGAGCAGCAACGACGGCCGATGATCGCGCCGTCGATCCTGTCCGCCGATTTCGCCACCCTCGCCGACGAGGCGGCCGCGGTCGGCGACGCGGATTGGCTGCACGTCGATGTGATGGACAACCACTTCGTGCCGAACCTGACCATCGGCCTGCCGGTGGTGCAGTCGCTGCTCAAGCACACCGACATCCCGATGGACTGCCACCTGATGATCGAGAACCCGGAGCGGTGGGCACCGGGTTACGCCGAGGCGGGCGCCTACAACGTCACCTTCCACGCCGAGGCCACCGACAACCCGGTCGGGGTGGCCCGCGACATCCGCGCCGCCGGCGCCCGGGCCGGGCTGTCGGTCAAGCCCGGCACCCCGATCGAGCCCTACCTGGAGATCCTGCGTGAGTTCGACACGCTGCTGATCATGTCGGTGGAGCCGGGTTTCGGTGGGCAGAAGTTCATCCCGGAGGTGTTGCCGAAGGTCGAGACCGTGCGCCGGCTCGTCGACGCGGGTGAGCTGACCGTCCTGGTCGAGATCGACGGCGGCATCAACGCGGACACCATCGAGCAGGCGGCCGAGGCCGGGGTGGACTGCTTCGTGGCCGGGTCGGCGGTGTACAGCGCCGAGGACCCCGCCGCCGCGGTGGAGTCGCTGCGGCGCCGGGCCGCGGCGGCCGCCAGGCATCTGCGGATATGA
- a CDS encoding MFS transporter yields MAFPQTPNRLIRPRRTSRGIAISAGGLAVLLGALDTYVVVSIVTDIMRDVGIAVNQIQRVTPIITGYLLGYIAAMPLLGRASDRFGRKLLIQISLAGFALGSVITALATNLDVLVAGRVIQGAASGALLPVTLALAADLWATHKRAAVLGGVGAAQELGAVLGPIYGIFVVWLFHHWQAVFWVNVPLALIAMVLIHISLPPRVRTEEPQRVDVTGGLLLALALGLATIGLYNAEPDGKQVLPEYGPPLIIGAVIAAVAFLVWERFARTRLLDPAGVRFRPFLIALLVSLVTGGALMVTLVNVELFGQGVLGLDQDEAVFLLARFLIALPVGALLGGWIATRVGDRAVTAVGLLIAAGGFYLIAQWPADVLESRHDLGFVSLPTLDTDLAIAGFGLGLVIAPLTSAALRVVPAAQHGIASAAVVVARMIGMLIGIAALSAWGLYRFNQYLKEQLAALPPAPADFPGGQMAGQMMRLRTATVQAYVLQYGEIFAITAGLCVFGAVLGLFIAGRREHAEESADAVDGVSNARDRAPSA; encoded by the coding sequence ATGGCGTTCCCGCAGACACCGAACCGACTGATCCGTCCCCGGCGCACCAGCCGGGGAATCGCCATCTCCGCGGGCGGTCTCGCGGTGCTGCTCGGCGCGCTGGACACCTACGTCGTGGTCAGCATCGTGACCGACATCATGCGCGATGTCGGCATCGCGGTGAACCAGATCCAGCGCGTGACGCCGATCATCACCGGCTACCTGCTCGGCTACATCGCCGCGATGCCGCTGCTGGGCCGGGCGTCCGACCGGTTCGGCCGCAAGCTGCTGATCCAGATCAGCCTCGCCGGGTTCGCGCTCGGCTCGGTGATCACCGCGCTGGCCACCAACCTGGACGTGCTGGTCGCCGGGCGCGTCATCCAGGGCGCGGCCAGCGGCGCGCTGCTGCCGGTGACGCTGGCGCTGGCCGCCGACCTGTGGGCCACCCACAAACGCGCCGCGGTGCTCGGCGGAGTCGGTGCGGCCCAGGAGCTCGGTGCCGTGCTCGGCCCCATCTACGGCATCTTCGTGGTGTGGCTGTTCCACCACTGGCAGGCGGTGTTCTGGGTGAACGTGCCGCTGGCGCTGATCGCCATGGTGCTGATCCACATCAGCCTGCCGCCGCGGGTGCGGACCGAGGAGCCACAACGGGTGGACGTCACCGGCGGGCTGCTGCTGGCGCTGGCCCTGGGCCTGGCCACCATCGGCCTGTACAACGCCGAACCCGACGGCAAGCAGGTGTTGCCGGAATACGGGCCGCCGCTGATCATCGGCGCGGTGATCGCCGCAGTGGCGTTCCTGGTCTGGGAGCGGTTCGCGCGGACCCGCCTGCTCGACCCGGCCGGGGTGAGGTTCCGCCCCTTTTTGATCGCGCTGCTGGTCTCGCTGGTGACCGGCGGCGCGCTGATGGTGACCCTGGTCAACGTCGAACTGTTCGGGCAGGGCGTGCTCGGCCTGGACCAGGACGAGGCGGTGTTCCTGCTGGCCCGGTTCCTGATCGCGCTGCCGGTCGGGGCGCTGCTGGGCGGCTGGATCGCCACCCGGGTCGGCGACCGGGCGGTGACCGCGGTCGGGTTGCTGATCGCCGCCGGCGGCTTCTACCTGATCGCCCAGTGGCCCGCCGATGTCCTGGAATCCCGGCACGACCTGGGCTTCGTGTCGCTGCCGACGCTCGACACCGACCTGGCGATCGCCGGCTTCGGGCTGGGGCTGGTGATCGCCCCGCTGACCTCCGCCGCGCTGCGGGTGGTCCCGGCGGCCCAGCACGGCATCGCCTCGGCGGCCGTGGTGGTGGCGCGCATGATCGGCATGCTGATCGGCATCGCCGCGCTGAGCGCATGGGGGTTGTACCGGTTCAACCAGTACCTCAAGGAGCAGCTGGCCGCGCTGCCGCCGGCACCGGCGGACTTTCCGGGTGGCCAGATGGCCGGCCAGATGATGCGCCTGCGCACCGCCACCGTCCAGGCCTACGTGCTGCAGTACGGCGAGATCTTCGCCATCACCGCCGGGCTGTGCGTGTTCGGGGCGGTGCTGGGCCTGTTCATCGCCGGGCGGCGGGAGCACGCCGAGGAATCCGCCGACGCGGTCGACGGGGTCAGCAACGCTCGAGACCGCGCGCCATCAGCGTGA
- the fmt gene encoding methionyl-tRNA formyltransferase: MRLVFAGTPEPAIPSLRRLLDSPRHEVIAVLTRPDAAAGRRGKPAPSPVARFALEHGIPVLRPAKPNSPEFVAELTELAPDCCAVVAYGALLSEELLAVPPHGWINLHFSVLPAWRGAAPVQAAIAAGDTVTGATTFRIVRELDAGPVYGVVTEAVRPTDTAGDLLARLAESGADLLLATIDGIADGTLTPVPQSTEGVSLAPKVTVEQARVRWDLPAHVIERRIRAYTPSPGAWTMIGDLRVKLGPVTIDESSDPLPPGKIEITRKAVRIGTGSAPVLLGTVQAPGKKAMSAADWARGARLDENARAE, translated from the coding sequence GTGCGTCTCGTGTTCGCCGGCACCCCGGAGCCCGCCATCCCGTCGCTGCGACGGCTCCTCGACTCCCCGCGCCATGAGGTGATCGCGGTCCTGACCCGCCCCGACGCCGCCGCGGGCCGGCGCGGCAAACCGGCCCCCTCCCCGGTGGCGCGGTTCGCCCTCGAACACGGCATCCCGGTGCTTCGCCCGGCCAAGCCCAATTCGCCGGAGTTCGTCGCCGAGCTCACCGAGCTCGCACCGGACTGCTGCGCGGTGGTGGCCTACGGCGCGCTGCTGAGCGAGGAACTGCTCGCGGTGCCCCCGCACGGTTGGATCAACCTGCACTTCTCGGTACTGCCGGCCTGGCGCGGCGCCGCCCCGGTGCAGGCGGCCATCGCCGCGGGTGACACGGTGACCGGGGCGACGACCTTCCGGATCGTGCGGGAGCTGGACGCCGGGCCGGTCTACGGCGTGGTCACCGAGGCCGTGCGACCCACCGACACCGCCGGGGATCTGCTGGCCCGGCTGGCCGAGTCCGGGGCGGATCTGCTGCTGGCCACCATCGACGGCATCGCCGACGGGACCCTGACCCCGGTGCCGCAGTCCACCGAGGGGGTCAGCCTCGCGCCCAAGGTGACCGTCGAGCAGGCCCGCGTCCGCTGGGACCTGCCGGCGCACGTCATCGAGCGGCGGATCCGTGCCTACACCCCCAGTCCCGGCGCCTGGACGATGATCGGCGACCTGCGGGTCAAGCTCGGCCCGGTGACTATCGACGAGTCGTCGGATCCCTTGCCGCCCGGGAAGATCGAAATCACCCGCAAGGCGGTGCGGATCGGCACCGGATCCGCACCGGTGCTGCTGGGCACCGTCCAGGCGCCCGGCAAGAAGGCGATGAGCGCCGCGGACTGGGCCCGCGGCGCCCGACTCGACGAGAACGCGCGGGCCGAATGA
- a CDS encoding 16S rRNA m5C967 methyltransferase — translation MSKPGNKSRTQRRKPLDPARRAAFDVLRAVSERDAYANLALPALLREREITGRDAAFATELTYGTCRVRGLLDAVIAAAAGRPTDKIHPVLLDLLRLGAYQLLYTRVEEHAAVSTTVEQAAIQFDSARAGFVNAVLRTIARRDAASWIAELAPDKSADPIGHLAFVHAHPRWIAQAFADALGSRAHELEALLESDDERPAVHLAARPGVLTAEQLAEQVGGTVGRYSPYAVYLSGGDPGGLQPVRDGAALVQDEGSQLVARALTLAELDGADGGRWLDLCAGPGGKTALLAAIGGDVRVTAVEPAQRRADLVEHNTRGLPVEVVRVDGRDSGLPPGFDRVLVDAPCTGLGALRRRPEARWRRGPADIPQLTRLQRELLAAAIALTRPGGVVLYATCSPHLAETVGVVADAVRRHNVTPVDARPLFNAGRNPVPDLGDGPYVQLWPHRHGTDAMFAAVLKVG, via the coding sequence ATGAGCAAGCCGGGCAACAAGAGCAGAACGCAGCGCCGCAAGCCGTTGGACCCGGCCCGGCGCGCGGCGTTCGACGTGTTGCGCGCCGTCTCGGAACGCGACGCCTACGCCAACCTCGCGTTGCCGGCGCTGCTGCGGGAGCGCGAGATCACCGGCCGCGACGCGGCGTTCGCCACCGAGCTGACCTACGGAACCTGCCGGGTGCGGGGTCTGCTGGACGCCGTCATCGCCGCGGCGGCGGGCCGGCCGACCGACAAGATCCATCCGGTGCTGCTGGACCTGCTGCGGCTCGGCGCCTACCAGCTGCTCTACACCCGGGTCGAGGAGCACGCCGCGGTGTCCACCACGGTCGAGCAGGCGGCAATCCAATTCGATTCGGCCCGGGCAGGTTTCGTCAACGCCGTGCTGCGCACCATCGCCCGGCGCGATGCGGCGTCGTGGATCGCTGAGCTCGCCCCGGACAAGAGCGCCGACCCGATCGGTCATCTGGCGTTCGTGCACGCCCACCCGCGCTGGATCGCGCAGGCGTTCGCCGATGCGCTCGGCTCCCGGGCCCACGAACTGGAGGCGCTGCTGGAAAGCGACGACGAGCGCCCGGCGGTGCACCTGGCGGCGCGGCCCGGGGTGCTGACCGCCGAGCAGCTCGCCGAGCAGGTGGGCGGCACCGTCGGCCGCTACTCGCCGTACGCGGTCTACCTGTCCGGCGGGGATCCGGGCGGGCTGCAGCCGGTCCGCGACGGCGCCGCGCTGGTGCAGGACGAGGGCAGCCAGCTGGTGGCCCGGGCTCTGACGCTGGCCGAGCTCGACGGGGCCGACGGCGGGCGCTGGCTGGATTTGTGCGCCGGGCCCGGCGGCAAGACCGCGCTGCTGGCCGCGATCGGCGGTGACGTACGGGTGACCGCCGTGGAGCCGGCCCAACGGCGCGCCGATCTGGTCGAACACAACACCCGGGGCCTGCCGGTCGAGGTGGTGCGCGTGGACGGCCGCGACTCCGGTCTGCCACCAGGTTTCGACCGGGTGCTGGTCGACGCTCCCTGCACCGGCCTGGGGGCGCTGCGGCGCCGGCCGGAGGCCCGCTGGCGGCGCGGCCCGGCCGACATCCCGCAACTGACCCGGCTGCAGCGCGAGCTGCTGGCGGCCGCGATCGCACTGACCCGCCCCGGCGGGGTAGTGCTGTACGCCACCTGTTCGCCGCATCTGGCCGAGACCGTCGGCGTGGTCGCCGACGCGGTGCGCCGGCACAACGTCACCCCGGTGGACGCGCGCCCGTTGTTCAACGCGGGCCGCAACCCGGTCCCGGACCTCGGCGACGGGCCGTACGTGCAGCTGTGGCCGCACCGGCACGGGACCGATGCGATGTTCGCCGCCGTGCTCAAAGTAGGGTGA
- a CDS encoding DUF2207 domain-containing protein, with amino-acid sequence MRRLLTMPFVVILLAVGVLWPLVLRPHTGSSDAVSDPVVFSRYDVDFIVSAGGRLDAVERIEAEFPPGRHGIFRYWAIDNPNDPRVRQIPEITSITLDGRPATYSMLWEGAERYRVAKIGDPDRYLTPGTHVFEIRYTIDGVLDPGTTGADRTFAGSTGPDTGSPSVFYWNVIAPAWNNHIRRADISVALPGEIGRVQCSVGSGVGRPCPELNVDGRRIEIRATDLPPHTPVTVRAGVDVPTPPRTELPWDHAWDRVLGRSVPMVALVGVLTVLAAVVAALWYRTTKEPEPGFPLQYAPPDGLGPVQLEYIRTEAVPRAGLTATLFHLAERGLVQLRQINRKHWRITGRADQGQWADADPVAVAVGSALRVTRPGGVFDADGTAKAGERLARAKDDMSGAVRNWALGDGLLVRRHRELWVRTANAIAFGLMVCAFFRWFFPVTMWALPFAAFFLFSTGAWQPGVGTRRTPKGRELWSRAGGFHRMLTTDSAEARFDFAARKDLYLAYIPFAVAAGAAAAWAKKYEAATGAKAPQPDWIGSSSDSSSSSFFGGGSSPVDSFESALSSSISAYSASQSSSSGGGGGGGGGGGGGGGGGGGGSW; translated from the coding sequence GTGCGGCGACTGCTCACGATGCCGTTCGTGGTGATCCTGCTCGCGGTCGGGGTGCTCTGGCCACTGGTGCTGCGCCCGCACACCGGATCGTCCGACGCCGTCTCGGACCCGGTGGTGTTCAGCCGCTACGACGTCGACTTCATCGTCAGCGCGGGGGGCCGGCTCGACGCGGTGGAGCGCATCGAGGCCGAGTTCCCGCCGGGCCGGCACGGGATCTTCCGGTACTGGGCGATCGACAACCCCAATGATCCTCGGGTACGCCAGATTCCGGAGATCACCTCGATCACGCTGGACGGGCGACCGGCGACCTACTCGATGCTCTGGGAGGGCGCCGAACGGTACCGCGTCGCCAAGATCGGCGATCCGGACCGGTATCTTACCCCCGGCACCCATGTCTTCGAGATCCGCTACACCATCGACGGGGTGCTCGACCCCGGGACCACCGGCGCCGACCGCACGTTCGCCGGCTCCACCGGTCCCGACACCGGTTCGCCGTCGGTGTTCTACTGGAACGTCATCGCGCCGGCGTGGAACAACCACATCCGCCGGGCCGACATCTCGGTGGCCCTGCCCGGTGAGATCGGCCGGGTGCAGTGCTCGGTGGGATCCGGGGTGGGCCGGCCCTGCCCGGAGTTGAATGTCGACGGCCGCCGGATCGAGATCCGCGCCACGGACCTGCCGCCGCACACGCCGGTCACCGTCCGCGCCGGTGTCGACGTCCCCACCCCGCCGCGCACCGAACTGCCGTGGGACCACGCCTGGGATCGCGTTCTGGGACGGTCGGTTCCGATGGTCGCGCTGGTGGGGGTGCTCACCGTGCTGGCGGCGGTGGTGGCCGCGCTGTGGTACCGCACCACCAAAGAGCCCGAGCCCGGGTTTCCGCTGCAGTACGCGCCGCCGGACGGGCTCGGGCCGGTGCAGTTGGAATACATCCGCACCGAGGCGGTGCCGCGCGCCGGGCTCACCGCCACGCTGTTCCATCTGGCCGAGCGCGGTCTGGTGCAGCTGCGCCAGATCAACCGCAAACACTGGCGCATCACCGGCCGTGCCGACCAGGGTCAGTGGGCCGACGCCGATCCCGTCGCCGTCGCGGTCGGTTCGGCGCTGCGGGTGACGCGTCCCGGCGGCGTGTTCGACGCCGACGGCACGGCGAAGGCGGGGGAGCGGCTCGCCCGGGCCAAGGACGATATGTCGGGGGCGGTACGCAACTGGGCGCTGGGCGACGGGCTGCTGGTGCGACGCCACCGCGAGTTGTGGGTGCGCACCGCCAACGCGATCGCCTTCGGGCTTATGGTGTGCGCGTTCTTCCGGTGGTTCTTCCCGGTGACGATGTGGGCACTGCCGTTCGCGGCGTTCTTTTTGTTCTCGACCGGGGCCTGGCAGCCCGGTGTGGGTACCCGGCGCACCCCCAAGGGTCGCGAATTGTGGTCTCGGGCAGGCGGATTCCACCGGATGCTGACCACCGACTCGGCCGAGGCGCGGTTCGATTTCGCGGCCCGCAAGGACCTGTACCTGGCCTACATCCCGTTCGCGGTGGCGGCCGGCGCGGCCGCGGCCTGGGCCAAGAAGTACGAAGCTGCGACCGGAGCCAAAGCCCCGCAACCGGATTGGATCGGGTCCTCGTCGGACAGCTCGTCGTCCTCGTTCTTCGGGGGCGGCTCGTCGCCCGTTGACAGTTTCGAATCCGCCTTGTCGTCGTCGATCAGCGCCTACAGCGCATCGCAGTCGTCCAGCAGTGGCGGCGGCGGTGGTGGCGGTGGCGGCGGAGGCGGCGGCGGTGGCGGGGGAGGAGGAGGTTCGTGGTAA
- the ribD gene encoding bifunctional diaminohydroxyphosphoribosylaminopyrimidine deaminase/5-amino-6-(5-phosphoribosylamino)uracil reductase RibD, translating into MNLQAAMRLAVEQAESVKGSTYPNPPVGAVILDRDGAVVGVGATQPPGGPHAEVVALNAAGQRAVGGTAVVTLEPCNHHGRTPPCVDALVAAGVSAVAFAVTDPNPVAAGGAARLAQAGIQVTGGVAADEVARGALREWLHKQRTGKPHVTWKFATSVDGRSAAPDGSSQWITSEAARADVHRRRAVADAIVVGTGTVLVDDPLLTARRPDGSPAERQPLRVVVGKREIPHEARVLNDDAPTMLIRTHDPHEVLQTLADRTDILLEGGPTLAGAFLRAGVIDRILAYVAPILLGGPITAVDDVGVISIAHAQRWRYDEITPIGPDVLLSLVPA; encoded by the coding sequence ATGAACCTGCAGGCCGCGATGCGGCTGGCCGTCGAGCAGGCCGAATCCGTCAAGGGCAGCACGTATCCCAATCCGCCGGTCGGCGCGGTGATCCTGGACCGCGACGGGGCGGTGGTCGGCGTCGGCGCCACCCAGCCGCCGGGTGGCCCGCACGCCGAGGTGGTCGCCCTGAACGCGGCGGGGCAGCGCGCCGTCGGCGGGACCGCGGTGGTCACGCTGGAACCCTGCAACCATCACGGGCGTACCCCGCCGTGCGTGGATGCGCTTGTCGCGGCGGGTGTTTCGGCGGTCGCGTTCGCGGTCACCGATCCCAACCCGGTGGCCGCAGGCGGGGCGGCGCGGTTGGCGCAGGCCGGGATTCAGGTCACCGGCGGGGTAGCGGCCGACGAGGTCGCTCGCGGTGCGCTGCGTGAGTGGCTGCACAAGCAGCGCACCGGAAAGCCGCATGTCACATGGAAATTCGCGACAAGTGTGGACGGCCGGAGCGCTGCGCCGGACGGCAGCAGTCAATGGATCACCAGCGAGGCGGCCCGCGCCGACGTGCACCGGCGCCGTGCGGTCGCCGACGCCATCGTGGTCGGCACCGGCACGGTGCTGGTCGACGATCCGCTGCTGACCGCCCGGCGGCCGGACGGTTCGCCGGCCGAGCGCCAACCCCTGCGGGTCGTGGTCGGCAAACGTGAGATTCCCCACGAGGCAAGGGTGTTGAACGACGACGCGCCGACCATGCTGATCCGCACCCACGACCCGCACGAGGTGCTGCAGACGCTGGCCGACCGCACCGACATCCTGCTCGAGGGCGGGCCGACGCTGGCCGGGGCGTTCCTGCGCGCCGGAGTGATCGACCGCATCCTGGCCTATGTCGCGCCGATCCTGCTGGGTGGCCCGATCACCGCGGTCGACGACGTCGGCGTGATCTCGATCGCGCATGCGCAGCGCTGGCGCTACGACGAGATCACCCCGATCGGCCCGGACGTGCTGCTGAGCCTGGTGCCCGCCTAG